One Methanobacterium formicicum genomic region harbors:
- the cas2 gene encoding CRISPR-associated endonuclease Cas2: MYAIIVYDIKVERVNKVKGYLRKHLNWIQNSVFEGDITLSELEIIKKGLKDIINKNEDSVIIFTVRSEKAFKRQVLGIEKAPISGIL; the protein is encoded by the coding sequence ATGTATGCTATTATAGTTTATGATATTAAGGTGGAAAGAGTCAATAAAGTCAAAGGATACCTTAGGAAACACCTTAACTGGATACAAAACTCTGTATTTGAGGGAGACATTACATTAAGTGAACTGGAAATAATTAAGAAGGGTTTAAAGGATATCATAAACAAGAATGAAGATTCTGTAATAATATTTACAGTGAGAAGCGAGAAAGCATTTAAAAGACAAGTATTGGGGATTGAAAAAGCACCTATAAGTGGAATATTATAA